The following are encoded together in the Culex pipiens pallens isolate TS chromosome 1, TS_CPP_V2, whole genome shotgun sequence genome:
- the LOC120415059 gene encoding carbonic anhydrase 2, with protein MPLTTTAPVQSPISLCQRSTAFKDGVQPLEFFGHWDGRGKAKIVNNGASAMITFSDRTFQPFIVGGPLGNKYIFEQLHFHWGVEDDSGCEHILEGNTYSMEAHAVHYNAKYGSFKEAVDKPDGLAVIGFFMQAYGDTDCCQFDKIVNGIHDIKVPNSEAQIDADCLAWMGLQDLSRHYYTYQGSLTTPPYYETVTWIVYKTPVYVSRAQCAAFRELQSCPKDSNKKIVNNFREVQVPKVSPEVVFVRNSGRLRSKL; from the exons ATGCCCCTCACGACGACCGCCCCCGTCCAATCGCCCATCTCGCTGTGCCAGCGCTCGACCGCCTTCAAGGATGGCGTCCAGCCGCTCGAGTTCTTCGGCCACTGGGACGGCCGGGGCAAGGCCAAGATCGTCAACAACGGGGCGTCCGCCATG atCACCTTCTCGGACCGCACGTTCCAGCCGTTCATCGTGGGCGGCCCGCTCGGCAACAAGTACATCTTCGAGCAGCTGCACTTTCACTGGGGCGTCGAGGACGACTCCGGCTGCGAGCACATCCTCGAGGGCAACACGTACTCGATGGAGGCGCACGCGGTCCATTACAACGCCAAGTACGGCAGCTTCAAGGAGGCGGTCGATAAGCCGGACGGGTTGGCAGTGATAGGATTTTTCATGCAAGCCTACGGCGACACGGACTGTTGCCAGTTTGACAAGATTGTAAACGGCATTCACGACATTAAGGTGCCAAACTCGGAGGCGCAGATCGATGCCG ACTGCCTTGCCTGGATGGGCCTGCAGGACCTCAGCCGGCACTACTACACCTACCAGGGTTCGCTGACGACGCCGCCGTACTACGAAACCGTAACCTGGATCGTGTACAAAACGCCAGTTTACGTTTCGCGCGCCCAGTGTGCCGCTTTCCGGGAGCTGCAGTCCTGCCCGAAGGACTCGAACAAGAAAATCGTCAACAACTTTCGCGAGGTTCAGGTGCCCAAGGTCTCGCCGGAGGTTGTGTTTGTGCGGAACAGTGGCCGGCTGCGGTCCAAGCTGTAG
- the LOC120415058 gene encoding uncharacterized protein LOC120415058 isoform X1 — MSCFKIKWKVPSWLRLRRRPRQPDVPVLVRIVPHPPPPSPEQKAKEERRPERGPGFYRRVFRGELLQLEAWEELNTDLPYGAAAYYRSDLSTYEDEIFCRLHCCKDERDLMGKLVAKNAGRCSCFGRGKTREELERSLKKKMLRQICRDIRRLGKYNRKLALGYFEEIRQYLAAVKECENHVLVRTWEDTAPEDMDPLQGTSDSYYRKEFRKAPLWNPKLCEPWAEPAEPLTPEELEVRARAQRNRAHSELSPNDRDQWKLSKWHYERRPEHEQEHYLPNHELPSRPGQFELEDLQRAFAPPLPASPANSDEMASTDSEEVREAIAAEHRESRRAGKREFSLPAHLKNFDPFAEDNRPKIPTVVASAEVTVQKPFPVEIAKEEVAEVEEVDDSDTSFVDSELDLIISVDDLLDIAMANLSADEQDTVKDAAPEVKNDPETAAPTESPAKTVKLVMIEVEPPTPTNVVIVQAEIHPEPADDEVAPPLPVKKTKYRERLVHFEGDPDKIEVDQSFIEPPKAKENEPELGGTSKVPRCLRNIRWSFFKPLQHPKNPPGMSKRTIVEQDLARAKINSFVRNSPWRTPRC; from the exons ATGTCCTGCTTCAAAATCAAGTGGAAGGTGCCTTCGTGGTTGCGACTCCGCCGTCGCCCCCGTCAACCGGATGTGCCGGTTCTGGTGCGCATCGTGCCCCATCCGCCGCCACCCTCGCCGGAACAGAAGGCCAAGGAGGAGCGGCGCCCGGAGCGCGGTCCCGGCTTCTATCGGCGGGTGTTCCGCGGCGAGCTGCTCCAGCTGGAAGCTTGGGAGGAGCTCAATACGGATCTGCCGTACGGGGCCGCCGCCTACTACCGGTCCGATCTGAGCACGTACGAGGACGAGATCTTTTGCCGGCTGCACTGCTGCAAGGACGAACGGGACCTGATGGGGAAGCTGGTGGCGAAGAATGCGGGGAGGTGCTCGTGCTTTGGCCGCGGCAAGACCCGGGAGGAGCTTGAGAGGTCGCTGAAGAAGAAGATGCTGAGGCAGATTTGCCGGGATATTAGGC ggTTGGGCAAGTACAACCGGAAGTTGGCGCTGGGGTACTTCGAGGAGATTAGGCAGTATTTGGCTGCGGTGAAGGAGTGCGAGAATCACGTGCTGGTCCGGACGTGGGAGGACACGGCCCCGGAGGATATGGATCCGCTGCAGGGCACTTCGGACTCGTACTACCGGAAGGAGTTCCGCAAGGCGCCGCTGTGGAACCCGAAGCTGTGCGAGCCGTGGGCGGAACCGGCGGAGCCGTTGACACCGGAAGAGCTGGAGGTGCGCGCCAGGGCCCAGCGGAACCGGGCTCACAGCGAGCTGAGCCCGAACGATCGCGACCAGTGGAAGCTGTCCAAGTGGCACTACGAGCGCCGTCCGGAGCACGAGCAGGAGCACTACCTGCCGAATCACGAGCTGCCGTCGCGGCCGGGCCAGTTCGAGCTGGAGGATTTGCAGCGCGCTTTTGCGCCGCCACTGCCGGCGTCTCCGGCCAACTCGGACGAGATGGCCTCGACGGATTCGGAGGAGGTGCGCGAGGCGATCGCGGCCGAACACCGCGAGAGTCGTCGCGCCGGCAAGCGCGAGTTTTCTCTGCCGGCCCACTTGAAGAACTTTGATCCGTTCGCCGAGGACAACCGGCCGAAGATTCCCACCGTGGTGGCCAGTGCCGAGGTGACGGTCCAGAAGCCGTTCCCGGTGGAGATTGCGAAGGAGGAAGTTGCTGAAGTCGAAGAAGTCGACGATTCGGATACGTCCTTCGTGGACTCCGAGCTGGACCTGATCATCAGCGTCGACGACCTGCTCGACATTGCGATGGCCAACCTTTCTGCAGATGAACAAGACACTGTCAAGGATGCCGCCCCGGAGGTCAAGAACGATCCCGAGACCGCCGCTCCGACCGAGTCCCCGGCTAAAACCGTCAAACTGGTCATGATCGAGGTGGAGCCGCCCACTCCCACCAACGTGGTCATCGTGCAGGCCGAGATCCACCCGGAACCTGCCGACGACGAAGTTGCGCCGCCCCTGCCGGTGAAGAAGACCAAGTACCGCGAACGGTTGGTGCACTTTGAAGGTGACCCGGACAAGATCGAGGTGGACCAGTCGTTCATTGAGCCGCCGAAGGCGAAGGAGAACGAGCCGGAGCTGGGCGGAACCTCGAAGGTTCCGCGCTGCCTGCGCAACATCCGGTGGAGCTTCTTCAAGCCACTTCAGCACCCGAAGAACCCGCCCGGCATGAGCAAGCGGACGATCGTCGAACAGGACTTGG CAAGAGCAAAAATAAATAGCTTCGTAAGGAACTCACCATGGCGGACGCCCCGTTGTTGA
- the LOC120415058 gene encoding uncharacterized protein LOC120415058 isoform X2 — MSCFKIKWKVPSWLRLRRRPRQPDVPVLVRIVPHPPPPSPEQKAKEERRPERGPGFYRRVFRGELLQLEAWEELNTDLPYGAAAYYRSDLSTYEDEIFCRLHCCKDERDLMGKLVAKNAGRCSCFGRGKTREELERSLKKKMLRQICRDIRRLGKYNRKLALGYFEEIRQYLAAVKECENHVLVRTWEDTAPEDMDPLQGTSDSYYRKEFRKAPLWNPKLCEPWAEPAEPLTPEELEVRARAQRNRAHSELSPNDRDQWKLSKWHYERRPEHEQEHYLPNHELPSRPGQFELEDLQRAFAPPLPASPANSDEMASTDSEEVREAIAAEHRESRRAGKREFSLPAHLKNFDPFAEDNRPKIPTVVASAEVTVQKPFPVEIAKEEVAEVEEVDDSDTSFVDSELDLIISVDDLLDIAMANLSADEQDTVKDAAPEVKNDPETAAPTESPAKTVKLVMIEVEPPTPTNVVIVQAEIHPEPADDEVAPPLPVKKTKYRERLVHFEGDPDKIEVDQSFIEPPKAKENEPELGGTSKVPRCLRNIRWSFFKPLQHPKNPPGMSKRTIVEQDLADSNP; from the exons ATGTCCTGCTTCAAAATCAAGTGGAAGGTGCCTTCGTGGTTGCGACTCCGCCGTCGCCCCCGTCAACCGGATGTGCCGGTTCTGGTGCGCATCGTGCCCCATCCGCCGCCACCCTCGCCGGAACAGAAGGCCAAGGAGGAGCGGCGCCCGGAGCGCGGTCCCGGCTTCTATCGGCGGGTGTTCCGCGGCGAGCTGCTCCAGCTGGAAGCTTGGGAGGAGCTCAATACGGATCTGCCGTACGGGGCCGCCGCCTACTACCGGTCCGATCTGAGCACGTACGAGGACGAGATCTTTTGCCGGCTGCACTGCTGCAAGGACGAACGGGACCTGATGGGGAAGCTGGTGGCGAAGAATGCGGGGAGGTGCTCGTGCTTTGGCCGCGGCAAGACCCGGGAGGAGCTTGAGAGGTCGCTGAAGAAGAAGATGCTGAGGCAGATTTGCCGGGATATTAGGC ggTTGGGCAAGTACAACCGGAAGTTGGCGCTGGGGTACTTCGAGGAGATTAGGCAGTATTTGGCTGCGGTGAAGGAGTGCGAGAATCACGTGCTGGTCCGGACGTGGGAGGACACGGCCCCGGAGGATATGGATCCGCTGCAGGGCACTTCGGACTCGTACTACCGGAAGGAGTTCCGCAAGGCGCCGCTGTGGAACCCGAAGCTGTGCGAGCCGTGGGCGGAACCGGCGGAGCCGTTGACACCGGAAGAGCTGGAGGTGCGCGCCAGGGCCCAGCGGAACCGGGCTCACAGCGAGCTGAGCCCGAACGATCGCGACCAGTGGAAGCTGTCCAAGTGGCACTACGAGCGCCGTCCGGAGCACGAGCAGGAGCACTACCTGCCGAATCACGAGCTGCCGTCGCGGCCGGGCCAGTTCGAGCTGGAGGATTTGCAGCGCGCTTTTGCGCCGCCACTGCCGGCGTCTCCGGCCAACTCGGACGAGATGGCCTCGACGGATTCGGAGGAGGTGCGCGAGGCGATCGCGGCCGAACACCGCGAGAGTCGTCGCGCCGGCAAGCGCGAGTTTTCTCTGCCGGCCCACTTGAAGAACTTTGATCCGTTCGCCGAGGACAACCGGCCGAAGATTCCCACCGTGGTGGCCAGTGCCGAGGTGACGGTCCAGAAGCCGTTCCCGGTGGAGATTGCGAAGGAGGAAGTTGCTGAAGTCGAAGAAGTCGACGATTCGGATACGTCCTTCGTGGACTCCGAGCTGGACCTGATCATCAGCGTCGACGACCTGCTCGACATTGCGATGGCCAACCTTTCTGCAGATGAACAAGACACTGTCAAGGATGCCGCCCCGGAGGTCAAGAACGATCCCGAGACCGCCGCTCCGACCGAGTCCCCGGCTAAAACCGTCAAACTGGTCATGATCGAGGTGGAGCCGCCCACTCCCACCAACGTGGTCATCGTGCAGGCCGAGATCCACCCGGAACCTGCCGACGACGAAGTTGCGCCGCCCCTGCCGGTGAAGAAGACCAAGTACCGCGAACGGTTGGTGCACTTTGAAGGTGACCCGGACAAGATCGAGGTGGACCAGTCGTTCATTGAGCCGCCGAAGGCGAAGGAGAACGAGCCGGAGCTGGGCGGAACCTCGAAGGTTCCGCGCTGCCTGCGCAACATCCGGTGGAGCTTCTTCAAGCCACTTCAGCACCCGAAGAACCCGCCCGGCATGAGCAAGCGGACGATCGTCGAACAGGACTTGG CTGACTCAAACCCGTAA
- the LOC120415034 gene encoding uncharacterized protein K02A2.6-like, which translates to MSNIPVPEPLKLGGNVEEAVKQFKLQWKYYALATELSKKGNDLQIATFMAVVGAEAVMMIDDLALTEAQQATPTDILQAVEEHLVPARDVRLERADFNTMVQQDGEKIEDFVKRMRKKVKKCGHTPAQQEEMVKDRLIVGISDHQMRKKLLKAGNLTVDQMVVKVKESQDIEDLASKYEKMAAKQSTSRDAGETFKVTATRKLQKPCRYCGNEHDRDKAKCPAYGKTCIGCGGRNHFKNVCWKKGRNQNRNKKHHKKHVRRVEDSSESSASSDTEEECEFVDIAKVDGKNLKEAGKIMVELKVAVGAGKTSPLEIQVDTGARVNVMCYKDLKQLLPDQQLSPTKVKLRCYSGKVIAPKGQVDLEIKLKNGTKLLTFIVVKKTRPPLLSSQSAMDLGIIKVHDLYSIDTLQQECHHILTVQQKPRRIPLAYLPELQSKISDLEKKGIVEPVNKHMDWLCNLVLVKKGTKLRLCLDPAELNQAVRRANHQIPTIEEMLPEFAKAKVFTVLDAKNGFWHMELDEESADLTAFWTPMGVYRWKRMPFGVACASEMYQKEQQQVIVGLRGTRCIADDVVIYGCGDTMEQAMLDHNRNLEAALKRFRERGLKLNRSKAKVALSSVPFFGHVLTDKGVKPDPSKISAVLNIPEPSDKKQLMTFLGLITYLGRFMPRLADVSAPLRKLTRDTVEYVWDQEAAGAFNLIKQLVTQNPILRYYDPTEPLLIQCDASQQGVGCVLLQDERPVAYASRTLTKTERNYASIERECLAIVFACKRHDQYVAGRHQVVVETDHKPLEDIFRKPITEAPLRLQKMRMTLQRYNIHVRYKKGSEMYIADLLSRTATEKPAHNLDAEVMLIEKVDAAFDEIAATNVVELINLSDDRFGEIATETKKDTTLCKLMSVLIDGWPERKEDVSDELLVYRTLQNELTTHRGVIFKGDRVLVPKCLRKKLIEKLHVAHLGIDYTLRAARESFFWPGMADQITNYVRNCEVCMEFSASQCKPPMTSHQIPEYPFQRVNIDLAEIKQEGKRILMMVTADSFSDFVEVDLLADTKTKTIVAACKRNFARHGTPQVVVTDNGPQFSNEAWTKFANEWSFKHVTSAPYHAQGNGKAESAVKSMKQLFKKCAKSGTDFWQALQQHRNTPNAVGTSPNQRIFSRNTRSTIPVITNKLQPPRASHVEDRIEQKRKVVKASYDKHAKELPELKIGENVMVQRRPDLDKQWERATVVHQFPDQSCDVRLEDGGVYRRSAVHIKPGGQQFANQIREPRIMRPPTPTSPVEQHQDEPKQTIFERRDYNKKGGDSGIVDNTPESRERDNETSTTETTNRAEQSRGGQERSKQNEGRPKREIKKPARFSDFVV; encoded by the exons atgtCGAACATTCCGGTTCCTGAGCCCCTGAAACTGGGCGGAAATGTAGAAGAGGCGGTGAAACAGTTCAAGCTGCAGTGGAAGTACTACGCGCTGGCCACAGAGCTGTCGAAAAAGGGAAATGATCTGCAGATAGCGACGTTCATGGCCGTCGTCGGGGCGGAAGCGGTTATGATGATCGACGATTTGGCCTTGACGGAAGCGCAGCAGGCAACGCCAACAGACATTCTGCAGGCAGTGGAAGAGCACCTGGTGCCGGCAAGGGACGTTCGACTGGAAAGAGCGGATTTCAACACGATGGTCCAGCAAGACGGAGAAAAAATCGAAGATTTCGTGAAGCGGATGCGGAAGAAGGTGAAGAAATGCGGCCACACCCCAGCACAACAAGAAGAGATGGTCAAAGATCGTTTGATTGTTGGCATATCGGATCACCAGATGCGGAAAAAGCTGTTGAAAGCCGGAAATCTGACGGTTGACCAGATGGTGGTGAAGGTCAAGGAGAGCCAGGACATCGAGGACCTGGCCAGCAAGTATGAGAAGATGGCAGCAAAACAAAGCACAAGCCGGGATGCAGGAGAAACGTTCAAGGTGACGGCCACGCGGAAGCTGCAGAAGCCGTGCCGTTACTGTGGAAACGAGCACGACCGAGACAAAGCGAAATGTCCAGCGTACGGGAAAACGTGCATCGGATGTGGAGGAAGAAACCATTTCAAGAACGTTTGCTGGAAGAAGGGACGGAACCAAAATCGGAACAAGAAGCATCACAAGAAGCACGTCCGGCGCGTGGAGGACAGTTCCGAGAGCTCTGCGAGTTCAGATACCGAGGAAGAGTGCGAGTTTGTCGACATTGCCAAAGTTGATGGGAAAAATCTGAAAGAGGCTGGGAAGATTATGGTCGAACTCAAGGTGGCCGTAGGCGCGGGAAAAACTTCGCCGCTGGAGATCCAGGTCGACACTGGCGCACGGGTTAACGTTATGTGCTACAAAGACTTGAAGCAGCTACTCCCGGACCAACAGTTGAGCCCCACGAAGGTGAAGCTGAGGTGCTATTCGGGGAAGGTGATTGCGCCCAAAGGCCAGGTGGACTTGGAGATTAAGCTCAAGAACGGAACCAAGCTGTTGACATTCATCGTGGTCAAGAAAACACGGCCACCACTGTTGTCGTCGCAATCGGCAATGGATTTGGGAATTATCAAAGTCCACGACTTGTACAGTATCGACACGCTCCAGCAAGAGTGCCACCACATCTTGA CTGTCCAGCAGAAGCCCCGGCGCATTCCCCTCGCGTATCTACCGGAACTACAGTCCAAAATCAGCGATTTGGAGAAGAAAGGAATAGTGGAGCCGGTAAACAAGCACATGGACTGGTTGTGCAACTTGGTGCTGGTGAAGAAGGGAACCAAATTAAGGCTTTGTTTGGATCCAGCGGAGCTGAATCAGGCGGTGCGGCGTGCGAACCATCAAATCCCTACAATTGAGGAGATGCTGCCGGAATTTGCGAAGGCGAAGGTGTTCACAGTTCTGGATGCCAAGAACGGATTCTGGCACATGGAGCTGGATGAGGAGAGTGCCGATCTAACTGCATTCTGGACACCAATGGGTGTGTATCGCTGGAAGCGGATGCCATTTGGAGTCGCGTGTGCGTCCGAGATGTACCAGAAGGAGCAGCAGCAAGTAATCGTCGGCCTGCGCGGAACGCGATGCATCGCAGACGACGTCGTGATCTACGGATGTGGCGATACCATGGAACAAGCGATGTTGGACCATAATCGGAACTTGGAAGCTGCCTTGAAGAGATTCCGCGAGCGAGGTCTGAAGCTGAACCGCTCGAAAGCAAAAGTGGCGCTGTCATCGGTTCCGTTTTTTGGTCATGTTCTGACAGACAAAGGAGTGAAACCCGATCCAAGCAAGATTTCGGCAGTCCTAAACATTCCAGAACCCTCGGACAAGAAGCAGCTGATGACGTTCCTAGGATTGATAACGTACCTGGGCAGATTTATGCCAAGATTAGCGGATGTGAGTGCGCCGCTAAGAAAGCTGACCCGGGACACCGTGGAGTACGTTTGGGATCAGGAAGCTGCCGGTGCGTTCAACCTGATCAAGCAGCTAGTGACACAGAACCCCATTCTCCGGTACTACGATCCAACAGAACCTTTGCTGATTCAGTGCGACGCAAGTCAACAGGGCGTGGGATGCGTGCTGTTGCAGGATGAAAGACCAGTAGCCTACGCATCGAGGACGTTAACGAAGACCGAGAGGAACTACGCGTCCATCGAACGTGAGTGCTTAGCAATTGTGTTTGCGTGCAAGCGCCACGACCAGTACGTGGCAGGACGGCACCAAGTGGTTGTAGAGACCGACCACAAACCGCTAGAAGACATCTTCCGGAAGCCGATCACGGAAGCACCTCTCCGACTGCAGAAAATGAGGATGACGCTGCAAAGATACAATATCCACGTTCGGTACAAGAAGGGAAGCGAGATGTACATAGCAGACTTGCTGTCACGAACTGCAACAGAGAAACCTGCCCACAACCTGGACGCGGAAGTGATGCTGATAGAGAAGGTGGATGCTGCGTTCGACGAGATAGCGGCCACTAACGTTGTGGAACTCATCAATTTGTCGGACGATCGGTTCGGTGAAATCGCAACTGAGACCAAGAAGGATACAACCCTGTGCAAGCTGATGAGTGTGCTGATCGATGGCTGGCCTGAGCGGAAAGAAGACGTGAGCGATGAGTTGTTGGTGTACAGGACGTTGCAAAACGAGCTCACAACGCACCGAGGAGTGATCTTCAAAGGAGACCGAGTGTTGGTGCCGAAATGCCTCCGCAAGAAGCTGATCGAGAAGTTGCACGTAGCGCACCTGGGAATTGACTACACGTTACGAGCAGCTAGGGAGTCGTTCTTCTGGCCAGGGATGGCTGACCAGATCACCAACTACGTACGAAACTGCGAGGTGTGTATGGAGTTCAGCGCCAGTCAATGCAAGCCACCCATGACGTCACACCAGATACCGGAATATCCCTTCCAGCGTGTGAACATTGATTTGGCAGAGATCAAGCAAGAGGGCAAGAGAATTCTCATGATGGTCACAGCGGACAGTTTTTCTGACTTCGTTGAGGTTGACCTGCTAGCCGACACGAAGACCAAAACTATTGTTGCGGCGTGCAAGCGCAATTTTGCCCGTCACGGAACGCCACAAGTTGTTGTCACAGACAATGGACCGCAGTTCAGCAACGAAGCGTGGACCAAATTTGCGAACGAATGGAGTTTCAAGCACGTGACGTCTGCTCCATACCACGCGCAAGGAAACGGAAAAGCTGAATCAGCGGTCAAGTCAATGAAGCAGCTGTTCAAGAAGTGCGCCAAAAGTGGTACTGATTTCTGGCAAGCACTGCAACAACATCGGAACACGCCAAACGCCGTAGGAACAAGCCCCAACCAGAGAATCTTCTCGAGAAACACACGAAGCACGATTCCCGTCATAACAAACAAGTTGCAGCCGCCTCGAGCATCACACGTGGAAGACCGGATCGAGCAGAAGAGAAAAGTGGTCAAGGCGAGTTATGACAAACATGCAAAGGAGCTTCCGGAGCTGAAGATCGGGGAAAACGTTATGGTACAACGACGACCTGACCTAGACAAGCAGTGGGAACGAGCAACAGTTGTGCACCAATTTCCGGACCAATCGTGCGATGTACGGCTAGAAGATGGTGGCGTGTACCGACGCAGCGCAGTGCATATTAAACCGGGAGGTCAACAGTTTGCCAACCAGATCCGAGAACCAAGGATAATGCGACCACCGACACCAACAAGTCCAGTCGAGCAGCACCAGGACGAACCAAAGCAGACGATCTTCGAGAGACGTGACTACAACAAGAAAGGCGGGGACAGCGGTATCGTCGACAATACACCAGAGAGCAGGGAGCGAGACAACGAGACATcgacaacggaaacaaccaacaGAGCAGAGCAGAGCAGGGGTGGGCAGGAGCGTTCTAAACAGAACGAAGGGCGTCCAAAAAGGGAGATTAAAAAACCAGCAAGGTTTTCTGATTTTGTAGTTTGA
- the LOC120415055 gene encoding gametogenetin-binding protein 2-like: MAKLTYVYRSDESNCVKVSKRQLPLIGGENLMMLMDLNSKGLVFDRPAVKGAELEEFTRKYQLLSPAELRLSLHVPTVEFTAVLSQNVPCVGCRRSVERLFYQLMLSGHPTLDPIVISSKGVLTISDDKIRSAQAVCNLLHKHKSLLDGLLDNQFRNRKSSRCNLHSLDSFRSRPFSETWRDVWNCMKQQCKDELAVIEASELHSTLDGYLKKHKFCQECRTKVEKAYSLLVDESNPAKEKGYVAHLYSGIKRCLTDKHIHLQTKLEYIDGLIKRAEPELSGRNSRHRERHAKTLEIAQEEVLTCIGMCLYERLRRINVCLREEENACQVLAAVAVHALSRSFDMAVENKQGISNLELLYQEISREERSKEQKKEQKKLKKRKKRNEKKGLGGGGSGTMSQCQCEEHTRDGDDDDEDEDDSEEQQQQQQQQCSAVAAFSKSEPVATPTATTGPSKHCTHHASIDGGYSSEPQNTESSQLSSSSLVSTPEGSEVACSDGFCNHHSNDSGMMSQRASHSTSSGSPAGSPHTRGYTSCSVVSGPALSLLEMLDKSSAEEDDGEGDFIPHECILEFKARSNIIKQQREALRQQLLNNFKRLCINHCGKSSKGQEEQQQPH; the protein is encoded by the exons ATGGCCAAGCTAACGTACGTGTACCGCTCCGACGAGAGCAACTGTGTCAAAGTTAGCAAAAGGCAGCTGCCCCTGATCGGGGGTGAAAACCTGATG ATGCTGATGGATCTGAACTCGAAGGGGCTGGTGTTTGATCGGCCGGCGGTGAAGGGTGCGGAGTTGGAGGAATTCACCCGGAAGTACCAGCTGCTGTCCCCGGCCGAGTTGCGCCTCTCGCTGCACGTTCCGACGGTGGAGTTTACGGCGGTGCTGAGCCAGAATGTGCCTTGCGTCGGTTGCCGGAGGAGCGTCGAGCGTTTGTTCTACCAGTTGATGCTGTCGGGCCATCCGACGCTGGATCCGATCGTGATTTCCAGCAAGGGCGTGTTGACCATCAGCGACGACAAGATCCGGTCGGCGCAGGCCGTCTGTAATCTGCTGCACAAGCATAAATCCCTGCTGGACGGGTTGCTGGACAACCAGTTTCGGAACAGGAAGAGCTCACGCTGCAATTTGCATTCCCTGGACTCGTTCCGTTCGCGGCCCTTCTCCGAGACCTGGCGGGACGTGTGGAACTGCATGAAGCAGCAGTGCAAGGACGAGTTGGCCGTCATTGAGGCGTCCGAGCTGCACTCCACGCTGGATGGCTACCTGAAGAAGCACAAATTCTGCCAGGAGTGTCGTACCAAGGTCGAAAAGGCATACTCACTGCTCGTGGACGAAAGCAATCCGGCCAAGGAGAAGGGCTACGTCGCGCATTTATACTCGGGAATCAAGCGTTGTTTGACCGACAAACACATTCACCTCCAGACCAAGCTGGAGTACATCGACGGGTTGATCAAGCGGGCCGAGCCGGAACTGAGTGGCCGGAACTCGCGGCACCGTGAACGTCACGCCAAAACGCTGGAGATTGCCCAGGAGGAGGTGCTGACGTGCATCGGAATGTGCCTGTACGAGCGGCTACGGCGCATCAACGTGTGTCTCCGCGAGGAGGAAAACGCATGCCAGGTGCTGGCGGCCGTGGCCGTCCACGCCCTCAGTCGCAGCTTCGATATGGCCGTCGAGAATAAGCAGGGCATCAGCAACCTGGAGCTGCTGTACCAGGAAATAAGCCGCGAGGAACGTTCCAAGGAGCAGAAGAAAGAGCAAAAGAAGCTGAAGAAACGCAAGAAGCGCAACGAAAAGAAGGGTCTTGGCGGCGGAGGCTCGGGAACCATGTCCCAGTGCCAGTGCGAGGAACACACCCGGGACGGCGATGACGACGATGAGGACGAGGACGACTCGGaggagcaacagcagcagcagcagcagcagtgctcGGCAGTGGCAGCATTTTCAAAGTCCGAACCGGTGGCCACTCCGACGGCCACGACGGGACCATCCAAACACTGCACCCATCACGCTTCCATCGACGGTGGCTACTCGTCCGAACCGCAAAACACCGAATCGTCCCAGCTGTCGTCGTCCAGCCTGGTCAGCACTCCGGAGGGCTCGGAAGTGGCGTGTTCGGACGGGTTCTGCAACCACCACAGCAACGACAGCGGCATGATGTCACAAAGGGCGAGCCACAGCACGTCGTCGGGGTCACCGGCCGGTTCGCCGCACACCCGAGGGTACACGTCGTGTTCGGTCGTGTCCGGGCCGGCGCTCAGTCTGCTGGAAATGCTG GACAAATCGTCGGCGGAGGAGGACGACGGCGAGGGGGATTTCATCCCGCACGAGTGCATTCTGGAGTTTAAGGCACGCAGCAACATCATCAAGCAGCAGCGGGAGGCTCTGCGCCAGCAGCTGCTCAACAACTTCAAGCGGTTGTGCATAAACCACTGCGGCAAAAGCAGCAAGGGGCAAGAGGAACAGCAGCAGCCGCATTAA